GGGTTTCGGGCTGGGTGAAGTCGGCAACCGCCGGAGAAGTAGTAAACGTCGGCGTCAAGAACTCGGGCGGCCTCGAAACCACGGCCAGCGCCTCAAGCACGGCATGGACACAAGTATCAGCTGACTTCACCACTGGTTCGACAGACGGACCCGTGACCCTCTACTGCTATAAGAGCAGCGGAACGGGCAACGGCTACTGCGATGACCTGGCAATTACCCCGGTGAAGAATTACCTCGTCAACGGCAACTTCGAATCCGCCCATACAGTGCCGTGGCGAAACGGCGACTTCTCGCTCAGCAGCACGGCTTCGAACGGCAAGTTGGCCGGGCTGGCCAATTCGTCCCTTAGTGGCAGCACCCTCTGGCAGATCGTCTACGGCCTCAGCCCCAACACGACCTATCGCTTGACCGGCGCGATCGCCAGCCAGGTCGCGGGCTCCCAAACTGCTCTGGAGGCCAAACTTTACAACGGCACGGCAGTCTCCGCAGTATCGACGACGTCGACGGCATACGGCAAGCAGTCACTGACGTTTACCACCGGCGCCGGTGTCACGTCGGCGAGGATATACTGCCACCTCGCCTCCGGCACCGGGGATGGCTACTGTGACGAGGTGACGCTCACGCAGCAGTAATCGCCTCCTCACTGTAGGAAGAGGGCCGGCTTTGAACCGCACCTCCGGAAGTTGGGCTTGGCACCCCCGCTTCCGGGGGTGCGGTTCATTCCGGCCGTTCAGGCGCCGAAGAGAGGAAGGCGTTGGGGGGTCCAGCAGCCCTCAGGGATGCTGGACTTTTTGTGGCGGGGCCGTGGCGGCAAGGTCCTGGATTCGTTCAGTGGCAGCCCAGCTGGCCAGCAGGCGGAGGCGTTCGTCGGATGGGGAGCCTGGCACCGCCGGATAGACCGTGAGCGTGAAGCCCGGGTCTTCGGCGAGTTCCATGGCCTCGTAGGCGAGCTCAAGCTCCCCCACCACGGGATGGCGGAAGATTTTGGTTCCAGCGTAGTGGCGCCGGACATTGTGGGCAGCCCAGCGGGTCCGGAATTCGTCGCTGCGCGTGGACAGTTCCCCGACCAGGTCGGCCAGGGCCTTGTCGAAAGGGTTGCGTCCGCTTTGCGTCCGCAGGATGGCGACGTTGGTGTTGGCCGCCCGTTCCCAATCGGGATAGAAGTCCCGGGCTTTGGGGTCCAGGAAGATGAAGCAGGAGTGGTTGGCAGGACGTGCGGGGCTGCGGTACATGTCCGAGTACAGGGCGTAGCCGAGCTGGTTGGCCGCGACGATGTCCATGTAATGGTTGCCGATGAGGGCCGGCGCTCCCGTAATGGCGTCAAGCATGAACTGCAGCGGCGGGCGGACTGCCCTGAGTTGAACCGGACGACGGCGGGCCTTGCCTGAGGTGCCCGCGGTGCGGGCGAGGTTGTAGAGATGGTCCCGTTCGGCCTGGTCAAGCTTCAGTGCACCGGCGATCGCGTCCAGGACACTTTCGGAGGTACCGGACAGGTTGCCGCGCTCCAGCTTTGTGTAATAGTCCACGCTGACCCCAGCGAGCATGGCAACCTCTTCACGGCGCAGGCCGGGGACCCGGCGTCGGCCGCCAAAGAGCGTCAGTCCGGCCATCTCGGGACTGATCTTGGCGCGCCTCGAGGCAAGGAACTCGCGCACTTCCATCCTGTTATCCACCAGTCCAAGCTACCGCGGGACGGCACGGAGTAGGGAGGTACTGCGAGAACCTGGATCAACAGAGCCCTCGCTGCAAATGGCATGAACCTGTTGCATTGAACATGTTCCCCTTCGGGCCTGAGTCCCGGGTCAAGCCCTGACTACAGGCCCTGGCCACAGGCCCTCATCACAAGAACGGAGCCAGCGTGACCGCCGTCGACACCCCGGTACCCGCCCGTGAACAGACCGTCGGCCGCCCCCTGGCGGTCGTGCTCGGACTGCTGACAGTCTTCGGTCCGATTTCCATGGATCTGTACCTGCCCGTACTTCCTGCCCTCACGGCTGAACTTCAGAGCACGACGTCGGTGGCCCAGCTGACCATCACGTCCTGCCTTCTGGGCCTGGCCATCGGACAGGTCATCGCCGGCCCCCTCTCGGACCGGTTCGGCCGCCGTACGCCGCTGCTGATCGGCGTCATCGCCTACACGGTGACCTCGGGCCTGTGCGCACTAAGTCCGACCGTCGAAGCACTCATCATCGCCAGGTTCGTGCAGGGCCTCGCCGGCGCCGTCGGCATTGTCATTGCACAGGCTGCTGGCCGGGACGTGTATTCAGGCGGCAAGCTGCTTCGCTATTACGGCCGCCTCACGGTGCTTGGAGGACTGGCGGCCATCATTGGCCCCGTCATCGGCGGCCAGCTCGCAGCCGTGACGGACTGGCGCGGAGTCTTCCTGTTTCTCGCCGCCGTCGGAGTCGCCATCCTCGTGGCGTCACTGGTGGTCTTCACGGAGACGCTGCCGGTAGGCCGGCGCGTCACCGGCGGGTTCTCGCATACCCTCAATGACTTCCGCCGGCTCCTTGCCGACAGGGTGTTCGTCGGGGCTGTACTGATCACCGGCTTCACCTACTCTGCGATCTTCGCCTACCTGAGCGGGGCGACATACATCCTCCAAGGCATGTACGGCCTCTCCCCGCAGGGCTACTCGTTCGCTTTCGGACTCAACTCCCTGGGCTTCATGGTCTTCGGATTCATCGCCGGCCGCCTGTCCGAAGGCTGGTCTGAACGAGGAACGCTCGCCCTTGGCCTGATCATGACAGCCGCCGGCGCCCTGGGCCTGCTCGCGACGGCACTGCTCCATCTACCCCTGATCGCCATCATCCTGTCCCTGTTCACCATGGTCAGCGGCGTGGCCGTGACCAGTCCGCCGGCCACCTCGCTGGCGCTGAAGGACTATCCGGACATCGCCGGCACAGCCTCCTCCCTGCTGGGACTGGCCCGGTTCGCTTTTGGCGGCCTCGCCGCGCCTCTGGTCGGCATCGGCGGAGCCAACGATCCTGTTCCGTTCGGCGTCGTGGCATCCGTTTCCGCAGCAGCCGCCGGACTTTCCCTGGGACTGGTCAACAGGCGCCGCAAGAACCGGAACGTTGCGGGCATTGCCTAAGCCAGGTTCCCTGGCCGGTTGCTCCGGGCGGACCGTCTTGGAATACTGCACACATGCCCTCGCTCCCTGTAACCCTGTCCGAAGAAGTCATCAGCCAGCCGGCCCGGGCCCAGTTCGAGGCATTCCTCAATGAGCATCGGAGTGCACTCAATAGCTGCCTGGACGGGCTGACCGAGGAACAGGTCCGCGCGTCATTGGTGCCTTCCCGGACTACGCTGCTGGGCCTGGTGAAGCATGCCACCTTCGTCGAGAAGGTCTGGTTCGACGAAGCCATCACGTGCAGGCCCCGCGCCGATATCGGCATTCCGACGACGCCGGACGAGTCGTTCATCCTCGACGACGATGACACTATCGCCGCCATCCAGCGGGCCCACCACGACGCATGCGAGGCATCCCGCAGGGCGGCGTCCTCCCTGCAGCTGGATGACCTCGTCCACGGAAACCGCCGCGGCCCGCTCCCCCTGCGCTGGGTGTACCTCCATATGCTGCGCGAGCTCGCCCAACACTGCGGTCATGCGGACATTCTGCGCGAGCAGCTCCTCAGCGATTAAGGGCATGGTGGTACACGTGGACTACATCAAGGACGAACGGGTAGACCGGTACATCGAAGCACTCCCGGCATGGCAACAGGCCATCTGCCAGCGGGTCCGCGACCTGGTCCACGCGGCGGATCCGGGTGTCGAGGAAACCATCAAACGGACCGTCCAGCCGTACTTCGTCCTGGACGGAAATATCTGCGCGCTCCTTGCGGCGAAGGACCATGTCAACGTCTTCCTGTACGACGGCGGCATCGTTCCGGACCCGCAGGGCATCATCACCGCCGGACACGACAACAAAACCGCCCGCACCGTTGCCTTCCGTGAGGGCGAGAACATCGATGAGCAGGCACTCGGCGATATGTTCAGGGCCATCATCGCGAATAACCGGGCGGGTGGCTGGCGGAAGATCAAAGGCAGCCAGTAGTCGGACCCTCTTCAGGGCCCTTTCCACGTGTAGATTTGTCCAAAAATGGTGCGGCGCAAATGTCAAAGCGGACCACCTCGAAAACTGCCTCCCGAAGGAGCCGCATGACAAGCACTGATATTGAAAAATTCCTCCGGGAGTCCGTGAACCAGGAACCGGATGCCGAATCCGGCCTCGACGCGGATGAACTCTACGGGCTGTATACGAGCTGGTGCCTGCTCAACAACGTGGAGCCCGAGACCCCCGATGCCCTGTGGACTGCCCTGAAGGGGCGCGGCATCAGCCCCGGCAGCAACCACCTGACGATGAAGGGGCCGGTGGCCGCTGACTACATTATTGCCAGCGCGCCCGATCTGGACTGAAGGAAGGGCCGGTCCTAGAGCTCCCCGGTCGCTCCGGCGTCGTTCACTTCACCGCGCCAGCCGCCCGTTTCGCTTCCTCGCGACTCAACGAAATCCTTGAACTTGCGCATGTCCGCCTTCACCTGCATATTGTCGAGGTTCAGGACGGCCCCGGCCTTCTCCGTAAAGGTTTCCGGCGCCCATTCGAATCGCACATGGACCCTGGTGGTGTCGGCGTCGAGCGACGTGAAGGAGACAAGGCCGGCGTGGGATTTGCCGTCGAGGCTGCGCCAGGCAATCCGCTGATCGGGCTGCTGGTCGATTATTTCAGTGTCGAACTCTCGTTCCACTCCGCCAATTTTGGTGACCCAATGGTTGGTCGTATCGGTCAACTGGGTCACGGACTCAACGCCCGACATGAACTCCGGAAAAGACTCAAACTGCGTCCACTGGTTGTATGCCGTCCGTACCGGAACGGCCACGTCCACAGTTTCTTCTACGGTTTCCATCTGATTCCTCCTGCTCGTGATGGTCGGTTCGCATCAGCTGACCGAAGGCGGCCGCATCATGGCCGAGCCGGCGGCCGCCACGTGTGAAACACTAAGCTTGCTGACTTCCTCTGTCCAGACCCGTCGGAAACTCCTCCACGCTCCAGGTTCCACGCCTACCCGGCAGGCACCGTGAACTTGTGCTCGATGAACGCCAGCAATGGCCGGGAGTTCAGGCAGATCAGGTGGACCACAACCCCGGCTAAGAAGATCAGCAGCGACACAGTGGTGACCGTCAATAGGAACGCCGTGACGAACAGGATGCCGGCGTTGCCAAGGGATACCCGCTTCTGCGCACCCAGGCAAAACAGCGAGAGCCGGTGGATGTCCCGGCGTCGGAAAGTAAACCGGGACAGCAGCAGCATGGCAGTAATGGCCGCGGTGCACAACATCAGACCCAGTCCCAGCAAACCGAACCTGGCGGCGGCCTGGGCCGGATCGCCCGGGTCAAGGGACCCGGGCAGCGAGTTCAGGTTCAGGACAATGGCTCCCAGCACCGCCACGTATGGCAGCCAGACCATGAGCGCGCTCGGGAAGTTGCTGCGGTAGCCCCGGACGAAGTCGCGCAGGACGCCTGTCTCCTCCCCCGCCAACAGACGGTTGAAAGCGTAGGCGGCGGCCACCAGCGACGGACCCACCGGCACGAAGGACAGCAGCACCACCATGCCGCCAGCGAAGGAACCCCCGCCGGCGGCGTTCAAATCCGGGTTCGAAGCCGCGTTCGAAGCCGCGTTCGCCAATGTGACCAACACAGGCGCCAGCACGAGCGGGATGTTGCACAGCACCAGCAGGGCACTGCCCACCATCACGCCGTAGACAACTCCGGCCGCCTTGAACAGCGGGCCGGAGCCGTATTCCGCCTTCTTCAGTGCCACGGCCTACCCTTCCTTGCCTTCACGTGCCCGCCGCCTTCGCGTGCCCGCAGGCGCTGGCTTCGGGTGAACCTACTTCTTGCTGCCGTTGGCCTGATAAGCCTTGTAGGCCTTGTTGGCCAACTCTACGTACTTGGACTGGCCCTTTGCGTCGAGTTCCTTGACGTAGGCATCGAACTGGCTCAGCGGCCGCTGTCCGGTGATGAACTTGAGGGTGTTCTGCTTGACATGGTCCTTCAGCGGCGTGAGCGCCAGCGTGGCCTGTTCACGGTCGGTATCGCTGTATGGCACGGGAGGCAGAGTCTTCAACGGGGTCTTGCCTTGCATGTCCTTCTGGAACTTGAGCTCTTCCGCACTCATGGTGGACTGCAGCAGGTCAGTGGACCCGCCATAGGCGAAATTTCCGCCGGAGAAGCCATAGTCGACGCGCAGGTCCTTGGTCCCGGCAGGGTTGAGGCCAAGGAAGTTGACGTCCGGAGCCAGCTTGCGCTTGCCGTCGGCGCCGACGTCGTAGGTGGTCCCCTTGACTCCCCACTTCGTGAACTCCTGCCCTGCGTCGCTGTAGAAAAGCCAGTCAATGAACTGGATCAGCGCCACAAAGTTGTCGTTCTTGGCAACGGAAGCATTCAGCATGATGCCGTTCTCCAACCGCGAGCCGCCGATCAGGTCCCCGGCAGGCCCGCCGGGAACGGTGATCTTGGAGATCGCGAAGTTACCCTTGCCCAGGGACTGCTCCATGGACGTCCGGTACGTGACGATGTTCTGTGAGTTGGTGCTGATCACGAAGGACTTGCCGGAGACGAACTTCTGGATGGCGGAGTCGTCAGTCTGGGTGAAGCTTTCCGGATCCATCAGCCCTTCGGATACCAGTGAGTTGAAGTAGGTGAGCAGTTCCTTGAATTCCTGCGAGCCCGAGCCGAAGCTGAACTTCTTGTCAGAATCGTCGAAAACCAGGCCGTCCACCAGGCCCCAGCCGCTCACCGTGCCGAAGGCGGTCCCTGCGATGTTGAGGACCGCATTGCCGTTGAAGCGATCCGAGAAAGGGGTGACGTCCGGGTAGGCCTTCTTCAGGGCCCGCAAGGCATCCCTGAATTCATCCCAGGTCTTGGGGATCGCGATATTGTGCTTCTGGAAGATGTCGGTGCGGACCGCGAGGGTGTAGTCCGGCCACAGTTCCTCGTGCAGGCCGGGCAGCACATAGTACTTTCCGTCCTGCTGCCTGAGGCCCTCGATTTCTGGCTCGAGCTTCCATTTCCTGATCTTGTCCTGGAAGTTGGGCATCAGGCCGACGTGGTCACTGACCGGCAGCACAGCACCGGACGAGACGTAGGCGGCCTCCTGGCCCGGGTAGGTCTTCGCGATGATTTCCGGAGCGCTGCCCGAACTGATCAGCAGGCTGCGCTTCTGTTCGTAGTCACTGCTGGGAACAATGGTGGGATTGAGGGTGACGTTGTTGTCCGCAGCAAGCTTCTGCCACAGCAGCCAGTCCTTTTTGTACGGGTAGGTGGGTTGGTCGCTGAACAGGAAGCTGAAGGTGAGCGGCGCCGTTGCCTTGAACGTGTCTCCTACGCCGAAGCTGTCCATCGCTCCCGCTCTGGCCTTCGAGGTGTCAGTGATGCCAGCCTCGGAGTCGCACGCTGCCATGGTCAGGCCAATCGCGACGACGGACGCAAGGCCGAGGAAGTCTCGTCTGCGGAGCTGTCGTTGGGGGATCATTGGGTGTCCTTTCATAAGAGGTTATTCCTTGACGGAACCGAGCATGACGCCCGAAAAGAAGTACTTCTGGACGAAGGGGTAGACGCAGAGGATGGGGAGGACGGTGAGGACGATGGTGACGGACTGGATGTTGGCGGCGATCTGCCCCACGTTTTCCACGGTGCCGCCGGCGGAACCTGCAGTGGTGACCCCGGCGATCATGTTGCGCAGGTAGATCGTCACCGGGAACAGCTCAGGCTTGTCCAGGTACAGGAAAGCCGTGAACCAGGAGTTCCAGTTGGCCACCGCATAGAACAGGACCATGGTGGCCACGATGGCCTTGCTCAACGGCAGGACCACCCGGAACAGCACGCCGTACTGCGTGAGCCCGTCGATCGCCGCGGCCTCCTCGAGTTCCCGCGGCATGTTCTCGAAGAATGACTTCATGATGAGCAGGTTGAAGACGCTGATGGCGTTGGGCAGGACGACAGCCCAGATGGTGTCCCGCATTCCCAGCGAACTGATCAGGACGTAATTGGGGATCAGGCCGCCGTTGAAGAACATGGTGAACACCGCCAGTCCGATGAAAACACTGCGGCCCTTCAGGTCCTTTTTGGCGATGGCGTAGGCAAACGTGGTGGTCAGGACCATGGAAATGGCCGTGGCCACCACCGTGTACAGGACCGTGTTGCCGTAGTTGCTCCAGAACGTCGAATCCGCCAGGATCAGCCGGTAGGTCTCCACATTGAAGCCCAGCGGCACCAGGTTCACCCGGCCGGAATTGATGAAGCCTTCACTGGAAAATGACTGGGCAATGATATTCAGGAACGGGTACGCCGTGATGAAGACGACGGACAGCAGAAACACCAGGTTGAACGCCCTGAACGCCTTCATGCCCGTGGATTCCTTCATAGCCCGGGGTGTGGACACCTCGGCCGCCTTCACCAGAGGCTCGTTCCGGCAGTGCGGCGGAAGATGGCGTTCGCAGACAGGATCAGCACCAGTCCGATCACCGATTCGAACATCCCGATCGCGGCCGCATAGCTGAAGTTGCTGGATTCCACGCCGACCCGGTACAGGTAGGTGGAGATCACATCAGAGGTTGCATAGTTCAACGGGTTGTAGATCAGCAGGATCTTCTCGAAGCCCACCGCCATGAATGTGCCGATGTTCAGGATCAGGAGCGTGACGATGGTGGGCCGGATGGCGGGCAGCGTGATGTGCCAGGTCTGCTGCCAGCGGTTCGCCCCGTCGATTCGGGCTGCTTCGTAGAGGGATTCATCGACGCGGGTCAGGCTCGCAAGGTACAGGATGGCACCCCAGCCCATGGTCTGCCACACCTCGGAGCTGATGTACATGGGCCGGAACCAGTTGGCGTCCTGCGTGAAGTTCACCGTGGATCCGAAGAGGCCTTCCGAGATCTGGTTGACCGTGCCCGTGAGGGAAAAGTTCTGCAGGATCATGCCGGCGATGATCACCACGGACATGAAGTGCGGCAGGTAAGCCACGGTTTGGACGAACTTCTTGAACTTCTGCGAGCGCAGCTCATTGAGCATCAGGGCGAAGATGATGGGCATCGGGAAGCAGAAAAGCAGGGTCAGGACGCCCAGGACGATGGTGTTCTGGAATGCCTGCCAGAAGCTGGGATCGTTGATGAACAGGACCACGTACTTCAGGCCCACCCATTTCTGTCCAAAGATGCTGCCGCCGGGCTGGAACTGCCGGAAGGCGATCACGTTTCCCAGCATGGGCAGGTACCGGAAAATCGCCAGGTACAGCAGCGGCAGGACCAGCAGGGTGTAAAGCCGCCAGTCCCGCCTGATGGCAAGTTTCCAGCCCGTTTTGGTCTTCATGGCCTTCTTCGGCGGCTTCACGCCCTTCATGGCGGGCTGAGCCTCAGGTGGGACTTCAAGTCGTAGTGCCACGGGTGTTCCCTCCTATCGTGTGGGTTCTGCGAGGACCAATACCTCGTTGGGGGGAAGCTCCACCGTTCCTTGGATCCGGCGTCCGGTGAGCCGGTCGGTTCCCCCATCGCCGACGTCGACCCTTGCGGGGGCATCGTTGTGGTTGAGTACCAGCAGGAAGCTGCTGCCGCTGCCAGTACGACGCCGGACCTGGACCCCCGGCGGAGCCTGCAGTTCCGGCTGGACGCCGGCAGCCTCGCATTCGGCTGCGAGCAGGAGCTTCAGGAAGGTGGGGTCAACCCGGGCGGAGAGGTACATCGCGCTGCCTTTCCCGAAAGTGTTGCGGGTGACTGCCGGCGATCCGGCGAGCCGGCCGGAATCATAGCTCGCCAGCACTTCGGCTTCTTGGGTGTGCAGGTGCTCAGTCCAGTAACTGGCGGAGGCGGTGCCGCCGTCGGAAGTTGTGAGCTTCACTTCCTCCCCCTCCCCGGCGAGGGGGTGCATTTCCTCGCTCCATGCGCCCAGGACCTTCCGAAGAGCGCCCGGGTAGCCGCCCAGCCGGATCGTGTTGGACTCATCCACGATGCCGGAAAGGTAGGAGACCACCAGGCGGCCGCCGTCGGACACGTAGTCCTCGAACCGCTGGGCGGATTCGTCGTTGAGCAGGTACGCCGCCGGCAGAAGGACCAGGCTGTAGGCCGAGAGGTCGCTCTGAGCGCTGACAAAGTCCACGGTGATGTTGGCATCGAACAGGGGGCGGTAAAGGCGCAGGACCTCCTGGGCGTAGTTCAGGTCTGAGCGGGGTGAATTTCCCAGTTCCAGGGCCCACCAGCATTCCCAGTCGAAGACGACGGCTACCTTGGCGGTGGCGCGGGTTCCCGCCAGGCCGCCAAGGTCCTTGAGTTCGTTTCCCAGCTGGACGACCTCGCGGAAGATCCGGCTGTTGGGGCCGGCATGGCCCACCATGGCGGAGTGGTAACGCTCCGTGCCGCCCTTGGCCTGGCGCCACTGGAAAAACAAGATGGAATCGGCACCCTGGGCAATGGCCTGGTAGGAGCCGAGGCGCATCTTGCCCGGGAGCTTGGAAACGTTGACCGACCACTGGCTCACTGCCCCGGTAGCCTGCTCCATGACCATCCAGGGCTGTCCCTTGCGGAGCGACCGCATGAGGTCGAAATTCAGGGCAGCCGCCACGTGTGCGTCCGCTTCGCGCGGATCGGGGTAGATGTCCAGGGCGGCGGCGTCCTCTTCTGCAGCCCAGGCCCAGTAGTCGTTGGTCTTGTAGAAGCGCATGAAGTTGGTGACGATGGGCAGGTCGGGGGTGTGCCGGCGCAGGATGTCCCGCTCGGCCTTGAAGTGCTCGAGCATGCTGTGCGACGTGAAGCGGTGGAAGTCGAGGCGGCGCGAGGGGTTGGACCAGGTCCGCGGCTGCGCCGGGACGTCCACCTGGTTCCAGTCCGAATATACCTGGCCCCAGACGTCGGCACTCCAGGCCTGGTTGAGTTCCTCCAGCGAAGAGTATTTCTGCCGCAGCCATCCACGGAACGCTTTGGCAGCCCATGGGCCGTAGGAGACGGGGCCGTATTCGTTGCCCACGTGCCACATCATCAGCGCCCGGTGTTTGGCGTAGCGATCCCCCATCTGTTCAGCCATGGCTAGCGCCTTTTCGCGGTACACGGGATGGGAGACGTCGAAGTGCTGGCGGGAACCGAAGCCGAAAGTGGAGCCGTCGGCAAGTTCCGGCAGGATGTCAGGGTGCCGGGCAATGAGCCAGGCTGGCGGAACAGCATCAGGCGTGGCAAGGTCCACGCCGATGCCGTGTTCGTGCATGAGATCCATGACGTCATCCAGCCAGCCGAAGTCGTAGACGCCGTCAGCCGTTTCCAGCCGGCTCCACGAGAACACTGCAAGGGTGACCAGGTTGACCCCTGCTTCCTGCATCAGCCGGGCATCCTCGAGCCAGACGTCGCGGGGCCACTGCTCGGGGTTGTAGTCCCCGCCGTAGGCAATGCCTCCCAGGCGTTGGTGCATGCGATGGAGGCGTTCCTCCGCTAAATGCGCGTCAGGGCTGATGGTCATCTTTGTCCTTTGCTCGGCATCTCCGCCGCACGATTCTTCCCATGCGACCTGCATCACACGTAGAAACTATCGTAAAGTTTACGCAAGCACAAGGAGTCACCTGAACGGGCGCGAATGTATACAGACGCGGAAATTTTGCCGGCCGCATTCTCGGACAGCGCAATGTAGCGGCCGTTTGGGCAGTGCAGGGCTACTCAGGCGCGAGAGTTCATCCGGTTGTTTCTGATAATTTTTAGAAACTATCGGAGTGGGAAGATCTCGGAACGGCCTTAAAGCAGGCCAACCGCGGGCGTCAGGACACCGCGGGGGTGTCCACAGCAGGCCATGGCCACCCGGTAATGGTTTTGGGACGCGGCGTGGCGTACGTCCGGACCTTGGACGTGGACAGCCCCATCCGCACCAGCGACTCGGCGATCGTCACGGCCGCCGCCACGCCATCCACCACCGGGACTGAAGCCCGCAGCCGGATCTGCTCATCGAGACCGGCCATGCCGCCGCAGCCAAGCACAATGACCTCAGCCCTGTCCCTGCGTACGGCAAGCAGCGCCTGCTCCACGATCGCTTCGACGGCCCGCTCCGGATCCTCTTCCAGTTCCAGGACTGCCAGTCCGCTGGCCCGGACAGATGCGCAACGGGCATCCAGCCCGGCGAGCTTCAACCGGTCCTCGATCAGCGGCACTGTCCGGTCCAGGGTGGTGACCACCGAATACTTGTGGCCCAGGAACATGGCCGTGCTCGCTGCAGCTTCGGTGATGTCCACCACCGGAACATCGAGGAGTTCCTGCAGGCCTTCGCGTCCGTGCTCGCCGTAGCCGGCCTGGATCACCGCGTCATACGGCCCCTCATAGGACAGCACTGTGTCCATCACGGCGATCGCGGCGAGATAACTTTCGAAATTTCCTTCGCAGGAATCTGCACCGAAGCGGGGCGTCAGTCCGATGATTTCCGTTCCTGCGGCCGCAACGTGCCGTGCCTGGGCGGCGATGGAGTCGGTCATGGACCGGGTGGTGTTGACATTGGCAACGAGAATTCTCATGGTCCTTTTCCTGCTTCCGCCGATCGGGTATGAAGCCCTTCCCCAGAAGTATGCCCCGGACCGGGACCGGACTAAGAACCGGTGAGTGAGGTTGCCGTGAGACGGTAGTTTCATGAGGATCGACGAACGAATCGGACAGCAATACCCGGGGCTGAGCCCCCAGGAGCAGAAGGCTGCCGACACTCTCCTGGACCGGCTGGGCGACCTCGCAACCTACAACGCAGCAGAGCTGGCCGTGCTCAGTGGTGTTTCCAAAGCCACCATGAGCCGCCTGTTCCGAAGGCTGGGGTTTGCGGATTTCAATGAGGTGAAGGAGCACACACGAAACATCCGTTCCAGTGGAATGCCACTTGGTTCAGAGGATACTGACGCCAGCCTTGCCGGACACCTGGACCGGGAGGTGGAAAACGTCCGCCGCCTCTTCGAGCTCCTCGATGATTCCCGGCTGGCGGCTGCGACCGAAAAACTGGCGGGCGCCGGCACTGT
Above is a window of Arthrobacter pascens DNA encoding:
- a CDS encoding helix-turn-helix transcriptional regulator, producing the protein MDNRMEVREFLASRRAKISPEMAGLTLFGGRRRVPGLRREEVAMLAGVSVDYYTKLERGNLSGTSESVLDAIAGALKLDQAERDHLYNLARTAGTSGKARRRPVQLRAVRPPLQFMLDAITGAPALIGNHYMDIVAANQLGYALYSDMYRSPARPANHSCFIFLDPKARDFYPDWERAANTNVAILRTQSGRNPFDKALADLVGELSTRSDEFRTRWAAHNVRRHYAGTKIFRHPVVGELELAYEAMELAEDPGFTLTVYPAVPGSPSDERLRLLASWAATERIQDLAATAPPQKVQHP
- a CDS encoding multidrug effflux MFS transporter, whose amino-acid sequence is MTAVDTPVPAREQTVGRPLAVVLGLLTVFGPISMDLYLPVLPALTAELQSTTSVAQLTITSCLLGLAIGQVIAGPLSDRFGRRTPLLIGVIAYTVTSGLCALSPTVEALIIARFVQGLAGAVGIVIAQAAGRDVYSGGKLLRYYGRLTVLGGLAAIIGPVIGGQLAAVTDWRGVFLFLAAVGVAILVASLVVFTETLPVGRRVTGGFSHTLNDFRRLLADRVFVGAVLITGFTYSAIFAYLSGATYILQGMYGLSPQGYSFAFGLNSLGFMVFGFIAGRLSEGWSERGTLALGLIMTAAGALGLLATALLHLPLIAIILSLFTMVSGVAVTSPPATSLALKDYPDIAGTASSLLGLARFAFGGLAAPLVGIGGANDPVPFGVVASVSAAAAGLSLGLVNRRRKNRNVAGIA
- a CDS encoding DinB family protein, with translation MPSLPVTLSEEVISQPARAQFEAFLNEHRSALNSCLDGLTEEQVRASLVPSRTTLLGLVKHATFVEKVWFDEAITCRPRADIGIPTTPDESFILDDDDTIAAIQRAHHDACEASRRAASSLQLDDLVHGNRRGPLPLRWVYLHMLRELAQHCGHADILREQLLSD
- a CDS encoding DUF1801 domain-containing protein; translated protein: MRTFCASSSSAIKGMVVHVDYIKDERVDRYIEALPAWQQAICQRVRDLVHAADPGVEETIKRTVQPYFVLDGNICALLAAKDHVNVFLYDGGIVPDPQGIITAGHDNKTARTVAFREGENIDEQALGDMFRAIIANNRAGGWRKIKGSQ
- a CDS encoding SRPBCC family protein gives rise to the protein METVEETVDVAVPVRTAYNQWTQFESFPEFMSGVESVTQLTDTTNHWVTKIGGVEREFDTEIIDQQPDQRIAWRSLDGKSHAGLVSFTSLDADTTRVHVRFEWAPETFTEKAGAVLNLDNMQVKADMRKFKDFVESRGSETGGWRGEVNDAGATGEL
- a CDS encoding DUF624 domain-containing protein, which codes for MALKKAEYGSGPLFKAAGVVYGVMVGSALLVLCNIPLVLAPVLVTLANAASNAASNPDLNAAGGGSFAGGMVVLLSFVPVGPSLVAAAYAFNRLLAGEETGVLRDFVRGYRSNFPSALMVWLPYVAVLGAIVLNLNSLPGSLDPGDPAQAAARFGLLGLGLMLCTAAITAMLLLSRFTFRRRDIHRLSLFCLGAQKRVSLGNAGILFVTAFLLTVTTVSLLIFLAGVVVHLICLNSRPLLAFIEHKFTVPAG
- a CDS encoding ABC transporter substrate-binding protein, which encodes MIPQRQLRRRDFLGLASVVAIGLTMAACDSEAGITDTSKARAGAMDSFGVGDTFKATAPLTFSFLFSDQPTYPYKKDWLLWQKLAADNNVTLNPTIVPSSDYEQKRSLLISSGSAPEIIAKTYPGQEAAYVSSGAVLPVSDHVGLMPNFQDKIRKWKLEPEIEGLRQQDGKYYVLPGLHEELWPDYTLAVRTDIFQKHNIAIPKTWDEFRDALRALKKAYPDVTPFSDRFNGNAVLNIAGTAFGTVSGWGLVDGLVFDDSDKKFSFGSGSQEFKELLTYFNSLVSEGLMDPESFTQTDDSAIQKFVSGKSFVISTNSQNIVTYRTSMEQSLGKGNFAISKITVPGGPAGDLIGGSRLENGIMLNASVAKNDNFVALIQFIDWLFYSDAGQEFTKWGVKGTTYDVGADGKRKLAPDVNFLGLNPAGTKDLRVDYGFSGGNFAYGGSTDLLQSTMSAEELKFQKDMQGKTPLKTLPPVPYSDTDREQATLALTPLKDHVKQNTLKFITGQRPLSQFDAYVKELDAKGQSKYVELANKAYKAYQANGSKK
- a CDS encoding carbohydrate ABC transporter permease; the protein is MKESTGMKAFRAFNLVFLLSVVFITAYPFLNIIAQSFSSEGFINSGRVNLVPLGFNVETYRLILADSTFWSNYGNTVLYTVVATAISMVLTTTFAYAIAKKDLKGRSVFIGLAVFTMFFNGGLIPNYVLISSLGMRDTIWAVVLPNAISVFNLLIMKSFFENMPRELEEAAAIDGLTQYGVLFRVVLPLSKAIVATMVLFYAVANWNSWFTAFLYLDKPELFPVTIYLRNMIAGVTTAGSAGGTVENVGQIAANIQSVTIVLTVLPILCVYPFVQKYFFSGVMLGSVKE